One Phycisphaera mikurensis NBRC 102666 DNA window includes the following coding sequences:
- the urtA gene encoding urea ABC transporter substrate-binding protein: MTTHTARSSLRRLLGAAMLSVAAAPAALAANPMLEEYPTSEVNTTGLMVTDDTVTVGQLHSVTGTMAISETGSVEAERLAIEQINAQGGVLGRQIEIIQEDGASDWPTFAEKAKKLLISDKVGTVFGCWTSASRKAVLPIFEKENGMLYYPTFYEGLEASKNVIYTGQEATQQIIWGLDWAHTEKGAKTFFLIGSDYIWPRTSNKIARFHIERYLKGCKVVGEEYYPLGHTNFGSLINKVKLKKPDCIYSIVVGGSNVSWYKQLNAAGITGDSLAKRGQILLTISTTEDEILGIGGENVAGFYACMKYFQSLDNPANKAFVAAFKERWGDDSVIGDVTQAAYLGPWLWKKTVEKAGSFDIDKIAAASPGIEMDNAPEGYVRIHENHHLWSKARIGEMMPDGQFKVLAESDELIEPNPFPEGYQ; encoded by the coding sequence ATGACGACCCACACCGCCAGATCCTCCCTCCGCCGCCTGCTCGGCGCCGCGATGCTCAGCGTCGCCGCCGCGCCGGCCGCGCTCGCCGCCAACCCGATGCTCGAGGAGTACCCGACGAGCGAGGTCAACACCACCGGCCTCATGGTCACCGACGACACCGTCACGGTGGGTCAGCTGCACTCGGTCACCGGCACGATGGCCATCTCCGAGACCGGCTCGGTGGAGGCCGAGCGCCTGGCGATCGAGCAGATCAACGCCCAGGGCGGCGTGCTCGGCCGGCAGATCGAGATCATCCAGGAGGACGGCGCCAGCGACTGGCCGACCTTCGCGGAGAAGGCCAAGAAGCTGCTCATCTCCGACAAGGTCGGCACCGTCTTCGGTTGCTGGACCTCCGCCTCGCGGAAGGCCGTGCTGCCGATCTTCGAGAAGGAGAACGGCATGCTGTACTACCCCACGTTCTACGAGGGCCTCGAGGCCAGCAAGAACGTCATCTACACCGGCCAGGAGGCCACGCAGCAGATCATCTGGGGCCTCGACTGGGCGCACACCGAGAAGGGCGCCAAGACCTTCTTCCTCATCGGCTCGGACTACATCTGGCCGCGGACGAGCAACAAGATCGCGCGCTTCCACATCGAGCGCTACCTCAAGGGCTGCAAGGTCGTCGGCGAGGAGTACTACCCGCTGGGCCACACCAACTTCGGCAGCCTCATCAACAAGGTGAAGCTCAAGAAGCCCGACTGCATCTACTCGATCGTCGTCGGCGGCTCCAACGTGAGCTGGTACAAGCAGCTCAACGCGGCCGGCATCACCGGCGACAGCCTCGCCAAGCGCGGCCAGATCCTGCTGACGATCTCCACCACCGAGGACGAGATCCTCGGCATCGGCGGCGAGAACGTCGCGGGCTTCTACGCCTGCATGAAGTACTTCCAGAGCCTGGACAACCCGGCGAACAAGGCCTTCGTCGCGGCGTTCAAGGAGCGCTGGGGCGACGACTCGGTGATCGGCGACGTGACGCAGGCCGCCTACCTGGGCCCGTGGCTGTGGAAGAAGACGGTCGAGAAGGCCGGCAGCTTCGACATCGACAAGATCGCCGCGGCCTCGCCGGGCATCGAGATGGACAACGCGCCCGAGGGCTACGTCCGCATCCACGAGAACCACCACCTCTGGAGCAAGGCCCGCATCGGCGAGATGATGCCCGACGGCCAGTTCAAGGTCCTCGCCGAGAGCGACGAGCTCATCGAGCCCAACCCCTTCCCCGAGGGTTACCAGTAA